In a single window of the Bos taurus isolate L1 Dominette 01449 registration number 42190680 breed Hereford chromosome 23, ARS-UCD2.0, whole genome shotgun sequence genome:
- the TREM1 gene encoding triggering receptor expressed on myeloid cells 1 precursor (The RefSeq protein has 2 substitutions compared to this genomic sequence), which produces MRKAGVWGLLWMLFIEEIQAAAEVFEEKCTLAEGQTLKVSCPTNTNIYSNSQKAWQRLKDNGEVQTLAITEGSSQVRVGKYFLEDIPSEGMLQIQMANLQVEDSGLYRCVILGPSDPIILFHPVRLVVTKNSLGTPASDEYPCQVSVQNPTPLPVTTKLRPRPRPRPKPVTQPIPTSADRLSSPGFTVTPTNVTHVNRAPGISIIIPAACGLLSKTLVFIGLFAVTHRSFAS; this is translated from the exons ATGAGGAAGGCCAGGCTCTGGGGGCTGCTCTGGATGCTCTTCATCGAAG AAATCCAAGCTGCCGCTGAAGTATTCGAGGAGAAGTGTACTCTAGCAGAGGGGCAGACCTTGAAAGTGAGCTGTCCTACCAATACCAACATATATTCCAACAGCCAGAAGGCTTGGCAGAGGCTGAAAGATAACGGGGAGGTCCAGACACTGGCAATCACAGAGGGGTCCAGTCAAGTCCGGGTGGGGAAGTACTTCCTAGAAGACATCCCCAGTGAAGGCATGCTGCAAATCCAAATGGCCAACCTTCAAGTGGAGGACTCAGGACTGTACCGATGTGTGATCTTGGGACCCAGCGATCCCATCATCCTGTTCCACCCTGTCCGCCTGGTGGTGACCAAGA ATTCTTTGGGAACCCCTGCCTCAGATGAGTATCCTTGCCAGGTCTCTGTTCAGAATCCCACCCCACTTCCCGTCACCACCAAGCTCCgtcccaggcccaggcccaggcccaagCCCGTGACCCAACCCATCCCCACATCAGCTGATAGGCTCTCCTCTCCTGGCTTCACAGTCACTCCCACAAATGTGACACACGTCAACAG AGCTCCTGGGATCAGCATCATCAttcctgcagcatgtggactccTGAGTAAGACCCTGGTCTTCATCGGTCTGTTTGCTGTCACGCATAGGTCATTTGCATCTTAG